The following proteins are encoded in a genomic region of Leifsonia psychrotolerans:
- a CDS encoding InlB B-repeat-containing protein — translation MLGSDQARRHTRLRRVGSRVTAAVIVSLLVGTGQLLSAAPASALETLGPGAIYTLNGTEASVRSDGSVSVSSLTIVDPIQIPLDGLAYPVTSVEDSGFTHALLNDVDLGTSLRTIGNSAFTENFLTTVRIPATVTSIGTRAFALNDTLTTVEFTGPAPTTFTAAGPTGSLGTGTGLTVYYPVRYASSYVPLLVGYASQAVATVNFDLGGQGDEVPAQSVNTGSTASAPPTPSAAGFVFTGWYTDASLTTPFDFGTPITIDTTVHAGWSIATSTLTFVLNGHGEPISPMTVNTGEQSSGPIAPNDPGWSFNGWYRDAAFATPFEFYGTPITGDLALYALWTEKSFTVSFEMNGHGSPVPDQELTLLEPIAPPATPSEPGWNFIGWYHYADFSHPVTFTDGVSVDTTVFARWHPVEESAVVDGLIYLIDPADPGAGASVVNYRPGPLAIDIPSSVVIDSVTYSVTAIAPDSLANFGLTAVTLPSSLATIGVSSFVGNKLTTIEIPDSVTTIGGGAFGWNDLTAVSLPQGLTMIDEFAFGYNLLLAVTIPDSVTAVQRGAFAGNRLISIDLGTSVETIGSSAFYFNSLTRVTIPPSVTSIEGDAFGLNIDANYRDFLDGYYSVADTPDPLTTPSTLTGVDFLGAPPTTFVDAPLTAGDDPTVRSSLGSELGLTVHFTPEFADAPGNPGFTLPTWRGYATQGTLTVSFDLGGRGGALAPEFVMPGQTVTPPTPPTAMGWTFDGWFGDAGLTSPFSFSTPLTVDTTLYAGWTINSYTVDFDLRGHGVAIGSQQVPFEDFAIEPTPPSASGWMFSGWFTDAGLSSPFLFGTPITTDTTLYAGWALPPVILTFDMNGYGAPIAPVTVDPGAPILEPTDPSANGMTFTGWFLEAAAQEPLVFREGLTESTTVFAGWRSQTDSSIGSSGLVFAIDPAHPEAGASVIGYRSGTPALIIPAAAVIDSVSYPVTSIGSFGLSGRGLTSVTLPSSLTSMGDYALYRNSLTAAELADHVTSIGEAAYANNRLAALRLPAGLTEISAFAFAYNPLTEVTIPNTVMSIGNGAFVGSALSSLTLGSSVTSIGASAFLWNSLTSVTIPASVTSIGGDAFGRSFGLDYDDYSEAGIWPNAANTPSLLTRVEFLGAPPANFVDAPFVSDDVPNEDQPSFGHEASLTVYFPMEFADAPAAPGFTAPTWRGYTTRPFATLSFAMGGRGEQIAPQRLAPGEVAAEPVSPISAGYTFTGWYADASLTTPFNFTSAVQTSAVAHASWSVNTSIVAFEMNGRGTGFVPLVVTPGTVVAEPAPPTDPCWRFVGWYADAELTTPFNFETGIFVNTTIYASWAVATVTLSFEMNGHGDAVKEQIVPAGQQALPPIDPIDQIDRHLIFTGWYTDAALTTLLDFTSALTTSATAYAGWEELIGPRLIIVTIEMGGHGVNTSYLSSAGQPLYRPEPPVSPGYTFTNWFMDPALSIPFPEDLEGVGDISMYAGWSENPRVGTADTVALTLDLGDRGTNSALRVQVGDIIIPPAPPTASGFIFIGWFADAELTIPFEFNIPVTAATTLHAGWKAGTLPPPSPGVPADPGGSTSPGSANGPGSSVGGLASTGTDGSGALLAALAALTLGGLLLARRRQA, via the coding sequence ATGCTGGGGTCAGATCAGGCGCGACGGCACACTCGCCTCCGCCGCGTCGGCAGCCGTGTCACTGCCGCTGTGATCGTCAGTCTGCTTGTCGGCACCGGCCAGCTCCTCTCGGCGGCGCCAGCCTCTGCACTTGAAACCTTGGGCCCCGGTGCGATCTATACGCTGAACGGCACCGAGGCCTCGGTGCGCTCGGACGGCTCAGTCAGCGTTTCATCGCTCACCATCGTTGACCCGATTCAGATCCCACTCGACGGGCTGGCCTATCCCGTCACCTCGGTCGAAGACAGCGGATTCACCCACGCTCTGCTCAACGACGTCGACCTCGGGACGTCACTCCGTACGATTGGGAATTCTGCCTTCACGGAAAACTTCCTGACGACGGTTCGTATTCCCGCCACCGTGACGAGCATCGGCACCCGCGCATTCGCCCTGAACGACACCCTCACCACCGTGGAGTTCACCGGCCCAGCCCCCACCACCTTCACCGCAGCCGGCCCCACCGGCTCACTCGGCACCGGTACCGGCCTCACCGTGTACTACCCGGTTCGATACGCCAGCAGCTACGTTCCGCTCTTGGTCGGCTATGCCTCCCAAGCTGTCGCCACCGTGAATTTTGACCTCGGCGGCCAGGGTGACGAGGTTCCCGCGCAGAGCGTCAATACCGGCTCCACTGCTTCCGCCCCTCCCACCCCGAGCGCCGCTGGATTCGTGTTCACCGGCTGGTACACGGATGCCTCACTCACGACTCCGTTTGACTTCGGCACCCCGATCACCATCGACACCACCGTTCATGCCGGCTGGTCAATCGCCACGTCGACCCTGACATTCGTGCTGAACGGTCACGGCGAGCCGATCAGCCCGATGACCGTGAACACCGGAGAGCAGTCATCCGGCCCGATTGCTCCGAATGATCCCGGCTGGTCTTTCAACGGCTGGTACCGGGATGCCGCGTTCGCGACCCCGTTCGAGTTCTACGGCACGCCCATCACCGGGGATCTCGCGCTCTACGCGCTCTGGACCGAGAAGTCGTTCACCGTGAGTTTCGAGATGAACGGCCATGGCTCCCCCGTTCCCGACCAGGAGCTCACACTCCTTGAGCCCATCGCGCCGCCGGCCACGCCAAGCGAACCAGGGTGGAACTTCATCGGCTGGTACCACTACGCCGACTTCAGCCACCCCGTCACGTTCACCGATGGCGTGAGCGTCGACACCACCGTCTTCGCCCGGTGGCACCCTGTCGAGGAGTCTGCTGTCGTCGACGGCCTGATCTACCTGATCGATCCGGCCGACCCCGGGGCCGGTGCGAGTGTCGTCAACTATCGTCCAGGGCCGCTCGCCATCGACATTCCGAGCAGCGTCGTCATCGATTCGGTGACCTATTCTGTCACCGCGATCGCCCCGGATAGTCTCGCGAACTTCGGCCTCACGGCGGTCACCCTCCCGAGCTCCCTCGCCACAATCGGAGTCTCGTCGTTCGTGGGCAACAAGCTCACGACCATCGAGATTCCTGACAGCGTGACGACGATCGGCGGGGGTGCGTTCGGTTGGAACGATTTGACCGCCGTCTCACTCCCACAGGGGCTGACGATGATCGACGAGTTTGCGTTCGGCTACAATCTGTTGCTGGCGGTGACAATTCCTGACTCCGTCACGGCGGTGCAGCGTGGCGCATTCGCGGGGAACCGTCTCATCTCGATTGACCTCGGCACGTCGGTAGAGACCATCGGCTCGTCGGCGTTTTACTTCAATTCCCTCACCAGAGTGACCATTCCGCCATCCGTCACGTCAATCGAGGGCGACGCATTCGGGCTCAACATCGACGCGAATTACCGTGACTTCCTCGATGGGTACTACTCCGTCGCCGATACACCTGATCCTCTCACCACGCCCTCAACGCTGACGGGCGTGGATTTTCTCGGCGCCCCACCCACGACGTTCGTCGACGCGCCGCTCACCGCCGGCGACGACCCGACTGTGCGCTCCTCGCTGGGCTCAGAACTCGGGCTGACCGTGCACTTCACGCCCGAATTCGCCGACGCGCCTGGCAACCCTGGTTTCACTCTGCCAACCTGGCGTGGCTACGCCACGCAGGGAACTCTCACCGTCAGCTTTGACCTCGGTGGCAGAGGTGGTGCCCTCGCACCCGAATTCGTGATGCCGGGTCAGACCGTGACGCCGCCGACGCCCCCCACAGCCATGGGCTGGACGTTCGACGGCTGGTTCGGTGATGCGGGGCTCACGTCGCCGTTCAGTTTCAGCACGCCGCTGACCGTGGATACCACGCTGTATGCAGGCTGGACGATCAACAGCTACACCGTTGATTTCGATCTGCGAGGCCATGGGGTGGCCATCGGCAGTCAACAGGTTCCATTCGAGGATTTCGCGATCGAGCCGACTCCACCGAGCGCCAGCGGTTGGATGTTCTCCGGCTGGTTCACGGATGCGGGACTGTCGAGTCCGTTCCTCTTCGGTACCCCCATCACGACCGACACCACCCTCTACGCCGGCTGGGCCCTCCCTCCCGTCATTCTGACGTTCGACATGAACGGCTACGGCGCTCCGATCGCCCCCGTCACCGTGGATCCGGGTGCTCCCATCCTGGAGCCCACGGATCCGAGCGCCAACGGCATGACCTTCACCGGGTGGTTCCTCGAGGCAGCGGCGCAGGAGCCACTCGTGTTTCGCGAGGGCCTGACCGAAAGCACGACGGTTTTTGCAGGTTGGAGGAGTCAGACTGATTCCTCGATTGGCTCCAGCGGCCTCGTCTTCGCGATCGACCCCGCTCACCCGGAAGCCGGGGCGAGCGTGATCGGGTACCGCTCCGGAACGCCTGCACTGATCATTCCGGCTGCCGCAGTCATCGACTCGGTGAGTTACCCGGTGACCAGCATCGGCTCGTTCGGGTTGTCTGGTCGAGGATTGACCTCCGTCACCCTGCCCAGCTCGCTCACCTCGATGGGCGATTACGCCCTGTATCGCAACTCCCTTACCGCCGCCGAGCTCGCCGATCACGTCACCAGCATCGGCGAGGCGGCGTATGCAAACAACAGGCTTGCCGCCCTCCGGCTCCCGGCCGGCCTCACCGAAATCAGCGCGTTCGCCTTCGCTTACAACCCGTTGACCGAAGTAACCATCCCCAACACCGTCATGTCGATCGGGAACGGTGCGTTCGTCGGCAGTGCGCTGAGTTCGCTCACTTTGGGCAGCAGCGTCACGAGCATCGGCGCGAGTGCGTTCCTCTGGAACTCTCTCACCAGTGTGACCATCCCCGCATCCGTCACGTCGATCGGCGGCGACGCTTTCGGCCGTAGCTTTGGGCTCGACTACGACGACTACAGCGAAGCCGGAATCTGGCCGAACGCCGCAAACACGCCGTCACTCTTGACCCGTGTCGAATTCCTTGGCGCCCCACCGGCGAATTTCGTCGACGCCCCCTTCGTCTCTGACGATGTCCCCAACGAAGACCAGCCGTCATTCGGCCACGAAGCGTCTCTGACGGTCTACTTTCCGATGGAGTTCGCCGACGCCCCCGCCGCCCCCGGTTTCACCGCTCCCACCTGGCGGGGATACACGACGCGCCCTTTCGCCACCCTGAGTTTTGCGATGGGCGGTCGCGGCGAGCAGATCGCGCCTCAGCGACTCGCTCCTGGTGAGGTTGCTGCGGAGCCGGTCTCCCCCATCTCCGCCGGCTACACCTTCACCGGATGGTACGCGGATGCGTCGCTCACGACACCGTTCAACTTCACGTCCGCGGTCCAAACGAGTGCGGTCGCCCACGCGAGCTGGTCGGTCAACACCTCAATTGTGGCGTTCGAGATGAACGGCCGAGGCACGGGTTTCGTACCCCTCGTCGTCACACCCGGCACCGTCGTGGCCGAACCGGCCCCACCCACTGACCCGTGTTGGCGTTTCGTCGGATGGTATGCCGATGCCGAGCTGACGACACCGTTCAACTTCGAGACCGGAATCTTCGTCAACACCACGATCTACGCCAGCTGGGCCGTGGCCACCGTGACATTATCGTTCGAGATGAACGGCCACGGCGACGCCGTAAAAGAGCAGATCGTGCCCGCTGGACAACAGGCCCTCCCGCCGATCGATCCAATCGATCAGATCGATCGCCATTTGATCTTCACCGGTTGGTATACGGATGCCGCGCTGACGACACTTCTCGACTTCACCTCTGCTCTGACCACCAGCGCCACCGCATATGCAGGCTGGGAGGAGCTGATTGGACCGCGCCTCATCATCGTGACGATCGAAATGGGCGGCCATGGCGTGAATACCTCGTATCTCTCCTCGGCAGGTCAGCCCCTGTACCGCCCCGAGCCACCGGTCTCCCCCGGTTACACCTTCACTAATTGGTTTATGGATCCGGCCCTCTCGATTCCGTTCCCTGAAGACCTCGAAGGCGTGGGCGACATTTCCATGTACGCCGGCTGGTCTGAGAACCCTCGCGTCGGCACCGCCGACACCGTTGCTCTCACGCTCGACCTCGGCGATCGGGGCACCAACTCGGCTCTGAGGGTGCAGGTCGGCGACATCATAATTCCCCCTGCACCTCCCACGGCCAGCGGGTTCATCTTTATTGGCTGGTTCGCGGATGCGGAACTCACGATTCCGTTCGAGTTCAACATCCCGGTCACGGCCGCGACCACACTGCACGCAGGATGGAAGGCCGGAACGTTACCCCCGCCGAGCCCCGGCGTGCCAGCCGACCCAGGCGGCTCAACGTCGCCCGGCAGCGCCAACGGGCCCGGCAGCTCTGTCGGCGGGCTCGCGTCGACCGGTACCGACGGTTCGGGCGCTCTGCTCGCCGCACTCGCCGCGCTCACGCTCGGCGGGCTGTTGCTTGCGCGCCGCCGCCAGGCTTAG